The Danio rerio strain Tuebingen ecotype United States chromosome 20, GRCz12tu, whole genome shotgun sequence genome contains the following window.
CAATAGACTGTGTCCATTACTACATTATGTTTGATATGTTAATGTAGGCATTATGGTAAAAGCCAAAAATGGTACCACTatgtacatatttttttcttctaatcaTGGCCTATTCTTGGTGCTATACATTTTGACCTCTAAAATTCATTTTGGCTGTATTttggctaagaaatatctaagatgtttctttatttataatatttcttacatttatatgaTGAGAATATTCCTACAAAGAGTTTAGcaagttttaaataaacaatgttacTTGTTTAGTTGTTGTTTAGTTAAACATATatgcatatttacaacaaatgaagcaataacaataaaaatgacaacCCAAATATCTGTACCATACCTTTCTCTACCGGTCCAGCTGGGGACATCACAGCAGGGCGAGCACAGATGTATTGTTGATCTGGTTCAAAGATTTTGGATGTGGTTCCCTCTGCCTCAATTACCAAGTCTGCCTTACTATAGGCCTTAACCCCACTGAGCAGAGCCTTGCTGCACAAGTTCTTATCATTGCTACAAAAAGAAAGCagggagacagaaagagagaacaTTCATTTAAACAGAAGGAAGTCATGTCCTCTTCAGAGTGACACTAATGGCTGAAATAGAATGCAGAACTAAAtcatattaaattcattcataaaGCAAACACATGGCCATTTCATAAGCTACGTCAAATAACAAGACAGATCAAACATATGGGAATGTCCTTAACATATGGAGCAGACATGCCTAGATGTGGAACAGAAATATGATTGAGCATATGTACTCACGTGCAAAGAACTAGAGCTCCCTCTGGGTACAGAGCTTGGTACTGCAGACAGCACTGCAGGACTCTATCATCATTATTAACAACACCAGGTCCACCTATGAGAGAGATGAAACCAAAGACAAAATCATAAAACTATAACATACAGAGGAGCATGCCAGATCAGGAGAACTGAAACTGTAGTCAAATATCTAAAAGTCATAATGTTTGATTTTAGATATGCTCATTTGACTACGCCATATGAGCAATTAAGTTTATctagatttcattcattcattcattcattttctttttggctaagtctctttaataatctggggtcgccacagtggaatgaaccaccaactaatccagcatatgtttttacacagcagatgcccttccagctgcaacacatcactggcaaacatccacacatactcactcacacacatacactaaggacaatttagcttactcaattcagcTATAGctcatatctttggactgtgggggaaaccggaccacccggaggaaacccacgcgaacacggggagaacatgttgTATGTCTAGGTGtcgggggtgaggtgtctgaataacacagctTAGTAACTGGCTGAGGTTGTTATACAAAAAAGCTGAGGACCGGGTGGGGGGAAAGGGGTTTcctgaaaaaataacaaaatgggagggtagcgggagatgggtctgaaatatgggagactcctgggaaaaacggtAGCGTTGGCAGGTATGCTAAAATGTCCCTCACTTCACCCTgcaacagtatttttaaaatgtattactaaacaataattatttaaaaacgaCTTATGATTTATGGCACATTGTAAATTCAATTTATTTCTTTAAGTATGAAAAAGAGTCTGCAATGCAATCCAATCATGTTTTTAAGTCAGTTAATCTTGTCAGTTCTTTGGATGCAAGTAaccaaaaaaaacatttgtaatatatgttgattttattttaataatatgaaaaaacTTCATTGTTAACAGATTGGAAGTAGTAACAGGGTGGACACAAAGTAACAGGGTGGACATTACAATAAGGCAACTTGTTAGCCGCACCCTCATTCGAACATCAATAACAAAATGATGGTTATTAAactatcaaaagaaaaaacagcagCATTTTTCAATGCCATATCTCAGACATCACATCGTTGTCAAAAAGCCAAATGAAGGGACATTTAAAATTTCAAACAGATAGTACAGTCAAAATGGAGCTATTGTATTTGGTGAGAtgtattatatacagttaaagttaaaGTCAACCCCCCCTATGTTTGCCTATGTATGTTTTTGGAAATGCCTCAGTAGTTAAATGTATTggcaattaatttatttaacatgtACTGAAAAAGTGAACGCCTAGTAGTGACATATTGCTTACATCTAAGGATAAGAGTCACTCACAGTCAGCTTGGGAGGCCAGCTGCATTGACTGGCCTATAAGTCTGGGCTCCTGGTTTTTCAGGCAGCTGTAGATGTAGTGGACTGCCGGCCTGGCTTTGTCCTCAACCTTGCTGGAGAGTTTACCACTCTTTAGATAGTCCAGTTCCTGCAGTACCACCCACGGGATCAGCAATGTTGGGAATCCCAGACCTGCAGTGAGAAGGTGTTTAGACTAAAAACCAAGATTAGTCTCAAATTATCTGAAAGACTATTGACTAGAGTTCCTGATCTTTTATCTTACCTCCAAATCCACGTGATCTTATCTTCTTTACAAACTCCAGGTGGCTGAGCAGCACATTGGTGTCCAGAACAATAAGGAGGGCTTGCTTTTCTTCATGCACAGACATAAAGCACAACTGTCCATCAAACAAGGCAATGATTCAAATGCAAATCCTTTTTAGGAAAGGTGCTAATTGTAGGGCATTACTTAGTAATTCCAGTTACAGTATGATACTTTGAACATGTATTTTTACTTAGAATGGTGTTGGCACCCTCTTCTGGAGGATCAATGTCCATGCAGGTGAGCTCTCCACAGTTCTGCTCCACATTGACCTCCAGTCGCCTCTCAGAGCGTGCCAGGTTAAGCTCCTCCACCAGATGCAcctaataatcaataaaagagAATGAGAAACATATTCGACAAACATACAGGATTTTATTCTGCAAACAAAGATCCATTGTTAACCTCATGATCAAAGTCGTAGGTTTTGGGAGCTTTTTGGGACGATATCTGAAACAGACAAAATATGTGGTGAAAACGTTCTACAATTCAAtggcattttaaatatttaaatacactgtTGCTTCCTATTTAATATGGTGTGAATTGACTCCACCCTCTTTTTTTTACACCATTCTGTATGCGGGACTCAAAAAGCCATTTAGCCACAATTTTAGTGATTTCATACACAAGTTTGTATGCACTTTTCTATGCAACTATTGTTGGTGTTTTTTATGaattttgaaatgtttattttacaaagaaATAAGAAGTACACCCTAAAAATAATATGCATTGAAGGTTGAAGTGACTAGGGTGgcacctcacaggaagaaggtcgctggttccagcctctgctgggtcagtgagcatttctgtgtggagtttgcatgttatacccatgtttgcatggggtttcctctgggtgctccagtttcccccacaaatccaaagacaagCCCCAtggatgaattgggtaagctaaattgtctgtggtttATATAtgtgaattagagtgtatgggtgtttcccagtgatgggtgcagctggaagggcatccgctctgaaaaacatatgctggataagttggcggttcattccgctgtggcgaccccagattaataaagggactaagctgaaaagaaaatgaataaatgaagtgacTAATAAATGTTATAAAGTGTAAACAATCTCTATCTCTAAAACATATATCCTTTCTATTTAAATGTGACTTCATGTTAAGAGAAACTCTGTGATGTTTTTGCTGTGCACAAGCTAGTAAGCTTTCTCTAGAAAGAAGGCAGTCAGGGAAAGGGAAGAATATAATGAAAATTCATCCTATCCTATCTCCACATACAAACCAAggattcattcaatttctttttggcttagtccctttaataatccggggtcgccacagtgggatgaacttgtttacacagcggatgcccttccagccccaacccatctctggaaaacatccatacacactcattcacatacagtacatacactgcaggcaatttagcctatccaattcacctataccgcatgtctttggactgtgggggaaaccggagcatccggaggaaacccacgtgaatgcgaGGAGAatatgcacactccacacagaaacgccaactgacccagccgaggctcgaaacagcgactttcttgctgtgaggcgaccttTTACCTAATGTGCCACCGCGACGCCCGAACAAGGATGAAAACTGTAACCGTAACTGTTCTTAAGGGCCAGTCACATAGATAATTACTATGATGAGAACAATAActttataattgtaataaatcGATAAGAGATACTACATGTTGCTagtgtaaatatattttagtaatatgcataactaataatataatttggATAACTTTAAAAGTGATGTTatcaacattttatatatattaaatatcatGCTAAATATTAACAGACGTATGGTGTGCTGGTGTTGAGACTAACATAATTATCTTTATCGATTTCCATTTCTTTGACCTCATAaacattatgggccctatcatacacccagtgcaataaggcacaagacgtgtttggtgcaATTTGTTGCTGTATTCAGACcaacacaaccctaattttcctgttttgcaccacgttgtttaaatagtaaatctacTTGTGCCACTTTTTGAACTCATGGGTGTGCAGTTCTAGAAAGGtgatgtgttaaggtgcattttgaaagattatgtgcattttagttcagttgcatttacattgattaaactCTGATGTGATATGATGGGTTGACCTGTGCCTCAACCCCCACAAACTGATAGGTGTGAACTAAATGACCCTTTTACAATCTCAATGGGTATTagcaaaacaacagctgaaacatctgaagagGATCCTGCTGAGCCTCGTAAACAGAATGGTTTGTTTGATGCTAATATAAAGTACTGTCTCACAGACAGTACTTTGagttaagttacttgaagaccgacgggttaacatcactgctgaggaactgcactatccattgtcttcaataaagtcttctctccgtaagaactttggtcagcttacttattttatgtgttagagtaatctaatacattggcgagccccccaagaacggttaagccaaatacagcaaaatctaacaatTTGGCGAAGCCAGCCAGGAGAGACTGAAAAAAGGAAAACTCATCAACTGCAACAAGAAATGAACTGAAGAATCTTGGAGAATCTACAGTTAAAGCTGAAGATAAACGGATTTTGTTTGTGGACGAGTCCTGGATCTACATATTGTATCTGtggacacactttattttaatcaacTGGATCTCATCTCAAAGATCCTAGTTTGGTGAGTGAAACTTATCAGCTCTCTTAAAGAACCCTTAAAAGAAACATCTTTTATAAGTAACCATTAAAGTAAGCGGATAGATCTGTATATGTAGTGCAGTAATAAACTAAATACAGTGATAGTATTGCTGAAATTTCAGGCTTTTTCTTGATATTTGCAGAAATTGTTAAAGAAACAATTTGGTCCATTTATCAAAAGATTTTGAAAGAGCAGTGGAAATTTTAGACTTAGTCCATTCTCAGGGTACTTGCAggaattatttaaacaatttggTCCTTTCTCATGGAGATTGTAGGAATTGTTGAAAATAATTTGGTCCATTTCCCCAGGGGACTGTAGGAGCCGTAAAATAGTTTGGGACTGATGTTGCTGCAAGAATTAGGAATTCTTGACTGGGTGCTAATTCAGTAGCCACTATTTTAATTTTGAAAGTAACAGAGCCTTCTGTGATACGACAGAAATCTTAAAAACATTGTAGGTTTGGTTAGTTTTCTGGAGTTTGTATGAACTGTTAAATAATCATTCTGGTCCAATCACTAAGATTATGCAGAAGCAGAGCTTGGTCTATTCTCAGCTGTGATTGTAGAGATTGAAAAATAACAGTTTAGCTTATTTGTCCAAAGATGGTTAGGAGCCATATAAAGCAAACATAAAAAGTTTGAGACTGATATTGCTGCAAGAATGAGGAATTCTTGACTGTGGGCTAATTCAGTAGccattattgtaattttaaaaattctaACTGTTACAATATGATGGCATAAAACTGAAAGCTGTTTGCCTTAGGTTTAAGGATACAGTGAGATTTAAGCACATTGTATTAGGGACAAATCCTAAAGAAAGTTACTTAGCCTTCTAAGATAATGCTCAAAAAGAATTGTTATTAGACAGAAGCTTTCAGGCAATTTTAGGCTTGATTCTTGCTTTGAAGATTGTAGAAACTGTGAAAAAATAATTCTGGTCAAATCACTAAGATAATGCAGAAACAAAGCTTGACACATTCTCTGTTGGGATTGAAGAGACTGTAAAAGTAatagtttaatacatttgttCAAAGATTGTTAGTAGCCAAATAAGATTTGGGACTGAAAGAATGAAAGTGGTAATTTAGTAGCCACTATTTtagctttgaaacaaatgttgAATAATGAAAGTGCTAATTTAGTAGCCACTATTTtagctttgaaacaaatgttgAATCTGTCTATGTATTTGTAATGGTTTAACAGACTGCTGttaatttaaatttgaataagCACCTTTATTAGCTCTAACACCTTTTGTTCTGTTTCACACCTCTAAGAGCACTGTCCTGTCCTTCCCATGGCTGAGTCTTCAAGAAACTATGCTAATGGAGCTACCCTGAGAACAACATCAGAAAAACATGGAACAGAACCTCCATGTGTTACCATTGACCAGATGTTGGAGAATTTGAATGCATATTTAGACAAAAGGCTGGGACTGAGGAAGTGTTGTGATGATGTATGCAAGAAGTACAGCATCAAGCACTCAGGGAGTGGATTATGGGCATTGCCGGACATTAAAAGGGCTTATGGAAAGACACAGCGCTTATGCACAACCACCAAGAAGGATGGATTGTCTGTGATTTTGGTTAAGCAAATTCTTCAACATGAGCATAAGTGTGAGACTGACAGATTGGAACGTGAGAACAAAGCGGAGACAGCTAAAGTTCGAGCACTGGCTGAACAATTGCAAAACTTAAAGACGCATAAAGAAAGACTGGAAAAGGAAAACAACAAGCTATTGACTTTGATCTCCAAACAGCTGGAATCAAGATCTTCAAGCAGCTTTGTTGACAGTGAGGCTGATCTTTCCATCAACACCTGTGTTCATGACCCAGTGAACTCAAAGATTAGATTAGCTCCTGTGATTGTCAAACACAGAAGGACTAACGTTGAAATTGATAATGAGGAGGGCTATGAAGACAATGGAGAGAGACGAACTCGCACTGTGACAAAAGTGGTAAAGAAGTATGTTCCATACAGGACATACCATCCAGCTACTCCAGAGCAAGTTGACAAATGGTCAAAAGAGCTGCCAGATGTATACAAACAACCACGAAAGGTTTGGCAGTTTCTTCAACGACTGCAGAAAATCTACATTTTACATCCACTAGATGGTGTGATGATTCTTAATGTCACCCTAAGAGACAGTGACCAAAAGAGACTCACAGAAAGTGTTGAAAGAAGGATTGGTGAATCACAAGAAAACATAGAGGATGGATGGGAAGCCATAAAAAACTTCTTGTTTGAACTGAAACCTGCAGAGGTCAATTGGGCAAGAATTACCTCATGCATGCAGAAAACTGGAGAAAGTGTTGCAGAGTTTGAAGAACGCTTCAGACAAATATGGACGGAACATTCTGGTCTGAATACAAGTGAAGATCTTGACAAAGACACTGGAATTCCCCTGAAAACAACATTTGTCAACGGACTCAATCCTGAGATTTCTAAAGATCTTAAAATCAGGTATGATGACTGGGACAGCACTGTAACAACTTTCATCCAGATTGTTGAATGGTCAGCTAAACTGGAGAGAGCACAAGATGTCAGACTCAGATCTTTGCAATCGGAAAGTTTGTTTTACAAGAACAGAACAATTGAGGATGAGCAAAAAGAACGTGAGTATATGGGATACTCAAAACTACGAACTAAAGGAAGATGCAGAAATTGCAATGAAGAAGGACACTGGGCCCGTGAGTGCAAGCTCAGTTTAAAACATCAAAGCAAGGATGATGACCACCTGTTCAAGCAGTTTCAGCAGCtaacaatacaacaaaaacaGACTCTGCTAAATGCTGTACAGCCGCAGGGAAACTGAAGAACCTCTCTCTGCAGCACCAGCTAGTGACGTCTTTTCCAGAAGCTGATGAACTGAATGTGTATGCAAACAGTAATATAAAAGCTGACACAGAAGTCTCAACTGATGAAGACAAGTTTGATGTCCTAGTAGATGGTGTTGCCAAACAAGCCGTAAAGGAGAGAGGTGAACATACAGCGGCATTAAGACAGCTTCAGCAAGACCACCGATCAGTCTTAGACAGAAAGCAGACTGCAAATGAAAACTCAACAAAAGAAATGCTGATGGACGATGCAAAAGAACTGCGTGATGGCAACCAATGCAGTATGGATGGAAACAGACTATGCCCTTATGAACATGCCCCAAGCCAGCCCATGTCCACTGAAAACCTGACATCTGACAGCCTTGTCCAAAATGAAGCAAGACTCAGCCTGGCCGTACATAAGGACATTAATCAAGTTTTGTCACCTCTAGAGAGGGGCCATTGTTTAGAGCCCAGCAAATGGGTAAAGACACGACAACCTCAGAAACTACCACTAAAATCCAAGTGGAAGAGCTCACTTGAGAAAGTTTTAGTATCTGATTCAATAATTAATGTTCAGGGACTTGATGAATGGATCAACGTAAGTTTGCCTAGAGACGAGGGATAGATGACAGTAGTGTTTTTCAGAGTCCAGATATGGCGGGACTAGAGTTTTTAGGCTCTAGCTTGTCGCCTGAGGATGAAGACATTAACCACCACTGATAAACACTGTAGTGTCCTGTCAATATTAAATAGGGACTGTTTCTATAGTTTCTATAGGCAGTTTGAAAATTTCTCTGAAATCTTTTTCTGGGCAAGATACGTTTCCCTTTTCCCTTTTGTGTGATTGCAGGTGTTCCAGAGGATGACCAGAGACACACAACACCAGACACCTAGATGAACACACCTGAACATCCACAGAACACAACCACATCCTGCTACTTCTACGACATCACAACTTCAAATAGAAATGGACTCAGGCATTTGAGGAAATGCAAGCTTCACCATGACTTCTTATTCTGTCACTTTAAGTTATATAGCCTGTATTGCAGATTTCTGTATACATGATTAACTTGTTTTATGATCAAATATGATCAAAGGAGGGATTGAAAgattatgtgcattttagttcagttgcatttacattgattaaactCTGATGTGATATGATGGGTTGACCTGTGCCTCAACCCCCACAAACTGATAGGTGTGAACTAAATGACCCTTTTACAATCTCAATGGGTATTagcaaaacaacagctgaaacatctgaagagGATCCTGCTGAGCCTCGTAAACAGAATGGTTTGTTTGATGCTAATATAAAGTACTGTCTCACAGACAGTACTTTGagttaagttacttgaagaccgacgggttaacatcactgctgaggaactgcactatccattgtcttcaataaagtcttctctccgtaagaactttggtcagcttacttattttatgtgttagagtaatctaatacattggcgagccccccaagaacggttaagccaaatacagcaaaatctaacaatttttaaaaattattgtttCTACGTAAATATacaaaccactgcctccatgccttctttatctcaggggggcattttttcagtttatttatgacaatttgcagttgtataatgttattattattattatttatacccatatttaaatttgttttaataaaatcaaGTTTAGATTTGCCGACCTGTCTGGTTTTGGACGATATGAGGCATAAGAATagaacgtgtgtttggatataactcagttttttgactacACTTCATTAtaattgttcatatttttttgttcattattcGTTTACTGGAAAGTAGAGCtaaatttttaaatagtttagaaacaaatctttgcgtttaacaaactacattaaatatgtaggctaattaatgtctttagtggagtgcgtacaa
Protein-coding sequences here:
- the LOC141379365 gene encoding uncharacterized protein — encoded protein: MAESSRNYANGATLRTTSEKHGTEPPCVTIDQMLENLNAYLDKRLGLRKCCDDVCKKYSIKHSGSGLWALPDIKRAYGKTQRLCTTTKKDGLSVILVKQILQHEHKCETDRLERENKAETAKVRALAEQLQNLKTHKERLEKENNKLLTLISKQLESRSSSSFVDSEADLSINTCVHDPVNSKIRLAPVIVKHRRTNVEIDNEEGYEDNGERRTRTVTKVVKKYVPYRTYHPATPEQVDKWSKELPDVYKQPRKVWQFLQRLQKIYILHPLDGVMILNVTLRDSDQKRLTESVERRIGESQENIEDGWEAIKNFLFELKPAEVNWARITSCMQKTGESVAEFEERFRQIWTEHSGLNTSEDLDKDTGIPLKTTFVNGLNPEISKDLKIRYDDWDSTVTTFIQIVEWSAKLERAQDVRLRSLQSESLFYKNRTIEDEQKEREYMGYSKLRTKGRCRNCNEEGHWARECKLSLKHQSKDDDHLFKQFQQLTIQQKQTLLNAVQPQGN